A segment of the Marispirochaeta aestuarii genome:
GGCCGCATACCGCTGATGAAAAAATAGATTCCAAAGACGGCTATAAAACCGCCGCACAGACCGATCAGGCCACGATACAGACGGTCGCTCAGGAGACGTTTTCCCCGCCAGATGGTGACAGAAACAGCCGTATACCATACCAGGTCTCCCAGTACGTGGCCGCCGAAAAAGCTTGCCACCCCAAAAAATCCGGCATTCCCGGCCCGTAAAAGAAGGCCGAGGCCGATTGTTCCCCACCAGATTGTCCAGTAGGGATTGGAAACCGAAAGCAGCGCGCCGGTGCCTACCAGGGAGCGGTAATCCCGGGCATCCGTCGTATGCTGCGTCAGGGAGAGTTTCGGCAGACTGCGGAACATGGAGAAGGCCATATAGAACATGATACATGAACCTGTCAGCGAGATTGTCACAAATGTCCAGGTTCCGGTCAAAAAAGGACCGAGGCCAAGGAATATCAGGACGACAAGTCCGAGTTCGAGGATTCCGTGGCCCAGGATAAAAAGCGGACCTGCAGAGGGCCCCTTCCTGGCTGCGGCGCCGATGGTCGCGGTCAAAAGAGGTCCCGGCATCATGGCGCCGGAGAAAGCCAGAAAAAATGAACCTGCAAAAAGACGTAGGTACATGCTTAGCTCACTATACTCAGGCTCCGCCCGGGCTTCAATACCCTCAGAATCCAGGGACCGCATATTCCCAGGGCGAGGGGGAGTAAAAATGCAATCGCCTGCCCGACATCCTGGGAAGGCAGTCCAAAGAATCGGGTTACGATCATGATCAATGATGCATCGATACTGACAAGCCATGGAAGAAAAAGAAGAAAATCCCGAATTCGTATCTGCTCCGGGGAATTCTTCTTCCCGGGACGGTAGGGCACGAAGATACTGATCCAGTGCAGGGGATTGAGCAGGAGAAGATTCCAGTTTCCATGGGTAACCGCGTGGTCGGTGAAAAAAGAGAGGAAGAAGAGGACGCTTCCCAGGAGTGCCCCTGATACGAGGATCAGACGGAAGATGACTTCCACCAGTATGCCGGCCTTTCCCCGTAAGAACCTGCCTGCTATCAGAAATCCTGCGGCGAGAATCCCCGCACCAAGGGGGACGGGAAGCGGGTTTCCCGGCACCTCCGGTATGTTCCGTTCATGTTCCGGGAGGTGGACAATCCGGTCGGAGACGACTGCCTGCGTATCGGCATCCTTTCCGTCAGAGAAGCTGATCTTCTCCATATACCCGGGGATCTCGGAGGGAAGAAACATGGCCTCCCAGCCGCTTATTTCCTGATCGATATTACCGCTCATCAGAAACATGAGAAGCCACTCTATGAACCTGTTACGACCGGTAAAACGGCGGGTCTGAAGACGCAGGGTCATGGCGTCCCGGGCCGATGAGACCCTGCGGAGTTCTCCGTCGTAGGCATCATCCAGCAGGTCCCGTATACGGGTCGCGCAGTTGTCGCGGTAGTAT
Coding sequences within it:
- a CDS encoding LysE family transporter, whose translation is MYLRLFAGSFFLAFSGAMMPGPLLTATIGAAARKGPSAGPLFILGHGILELGLVVLIFLGLGPFLTGTWTFVTISLTGSCIMFYMAFSMFRSLPKLSLTQHTTDARDYRSLVGTGALLSVSNPYWTIWWGTIGLGLLLRAGNAGFFGVASFFGGHVLGDLVWYTAVSVTIWRGKRLLSDRLYRGLIGLCGGFIAVFGIYFFISGMRPIMEGLS
- a CDS encoding lipoprotein N-acyltransferase Lnb domain-containing protein; its protein translation is MSRFAVPAVLLLVICSGTFIQAEAEEDYTVSLVTSGPGSEVYLWWGHITLLVEDHSLGRDYLYDFGVFSFETENFLSNFILGRLWYMSYRSSGEAGIRRTIQEDRRIRIQVLRFPPGNKLKLIRELERRVLPENREYLYEYYRDNCATRIRDLLDDAYDGELRRVSSARDAMTLRLQTRRFTGRNRFIEWLLMFLMSGNIDQEISGWEAMFLPSEIPGYMEKISFSDGKDADTQAVVSDRIVHLPEHERNIPEVPGNPLPVPLGAGILAAGFLIAGRFLRGKAGILVEVIFRLILVSGALLGSVLFFLSFFTDHAVTHGNWNLLLLNPLHWISIFVPYRPGKKNSPEQIRIRDFLLFLPWLVSIDASLIMIVTRFFGLPSQDVGQAIAFLLPLALGICGPWILRVLKPGRSLSIVS